A section of the Candidatus Baltobacteraceae bacterium genome encodes:
- the pqqA gene encoding pyrroloquinoline quinone precursor peptide PqqA yields MKQRWERPNFEEHPLGAEVTAYLTAPRTPKD; encoded by the coding sequence ATGAAACAACGTTGGGAACGTCCGAATTTCGAAGAGCATCCGCTCGGAGCCGAAGTCACGGCCTACTTGACGGCGCCGCGCACGCCCAAAGACTAG